The DNA segment TATACGGATCTAGAGACAACGGTTGCGCTTGAGAGAAGCAGCATACGCACACAATTTGTCCTGGCAATTGCACTCTATCAGCAATAGACGACCTGAGTGCAGATTCAATTTGTTCCACAGCACACCGCTCTAGCTCTCGAGACAGGCTGTACTACGTCTTGTCACGGTGTTCCTGACAACTAAGTTGGCAGTCTGTTCTTTGCACGTTTATGCCCACAGTGCCTCGCCGTTTTGCTTTTTGCTATTGTTGGTAATTTCCTCTTTAAGGTAAACTTGTTAAGGTGGTTTTTTTACGTGCTGCACATACAGCGTCTGACTGCATATCCTATTACCTTTGCAGACCAGGGACGCCATGTTCTCACGGATAAGCATCATACGACCAGCAGACGACAGCTGGCTGTCTTCTGAACGCTGCGAGGTTCGTTTTGCATTGCGAGCATTGCGTTTAATCGTGAATGCTCTTCATCTTTCGCCTGATAAAAACGCGTGGCTGCTACGTCTTGTCACGGCGTTCCTGGCAACAAAGTTGGCAGCCTGTTCTTTGCACGTTTATGCGCACAGTGCCTCGGCGTTTCGCTTTTCGCTATTGTTGGTAATTTCCTCTTTAAGGGAAATTTATGAAGATGGTTTTTTACGTGCTGCACATACAGCATCTGACTGCATCCTTTTTTACCTCTGCAGAGCGGGCCCTCCAACGATGTCTTGTCCAAAATCAGATTTGCACGACAGGACGACGGCCGGACGTCTTCTGAACGTTGCGAGGTTCGTTTTGCATTGCGAGCATTGCGTTTAAACGTGCATGCTCTTCATCTTTCGCCTGATAAAAACGTGTGGCTGCTTCCCAGTCTAGAGGACTGATGTTATGTGCTATGGCCTACATTGAAGGAACGGAGCTTTAACAACTGTAAACGCTGTTATAATAGTTAAGTGGTCTTTGTGCCCAAAACTGGGGGCAGTAGACAATTAGCTGCTTGTGAACCAGTTTGTACATCCTGGAACTGTAACATCAGGTAATAGGACAGAAGTACAGGTAACTCCATGGGCAGAGTTGACTCGTTTGTTTTCCTCTAGTGTTCTGCCCCATTACGTCATGATCTTGATTGCTGCAGCAAAAGTCCTGTTTACAAATTCTTCATGAATGTGTGACGTAGCCGACTACAATGGAGAAAGCCTTGTCAACAAAGGCCCCTTCGTACTGTCGTGCTGGCCACGAAGCTTCTGTGTTATTGTATTTATAGAGCTTTGTTCACTGCCTAGAATGACTGCACCATGCTGCTGAAATGATTAGGGGCACAGCATGCTGTTAGAAGAGAGTTTGGTATCATTCACACACGCATGCCTGTAAGAATGGATTAGTGACCACACATTTTTTTGCTGTCTTGTGGAACACATGCAAGCGCACAACACAGAACATGTGTATATTAGtgcttttttttgcagaaaaaatgaATGTTGTGTGCTACATAATTGTTGTGCTGTTTGGTTACCTTGGCAATATAACTCTTTCCAGAAGTATGATTTGTAAAGCAGGGTGGTGCAGCTTCATTCAAAGCACAGTGCGACCAGAAGGCACAGTGGAAACTGGATGTTGACAACATTTCCTCCTTTCTGTGAAAAAACTCTGTAATAATGCTCAGTGCTGTGGTTGAATTTGCTTCTGTTCTTGGATTTATTTTCTAATTTATTACTTTCTATCTATGAGATTGTGTTACTCAGTGTTCTGCTCCTATTGAGCTTTTGTCTCCTGCTTCCTTTTTGTGCTGGGAATGCGgatgtgatatatatatatcttgcagCCATAAAATAATTAGGATAGTAATTTCTCGTTTAGTAACACTACATATTAAAAAAGAACGCTAGAAGCATTCCCTATGCTTTCCTTCGTTTTGGTACTATCGACTTTCATATGTCTTTTAAGTAGTGTCATGCTTAGAGTTTGAACATTGCAGTCACCTGCCGCCAGCGGTGGCACGCCATCTGTACGTTCACCACAAGCTGATGATCAGAACGCCACCGAAAGCACACCTTCCTGCACAGCTTCCAGTATGGAGGAGGAAATTCAAAATTTGAGGTATGGCGGTAGTTGGTAAACATATTtataggtttttttttattctatgaGGATTTCCAGCAGAAGTTTTGTCGGATTGCATGAACAGAATTTGAGGAAAAGCACTTCACTAGGGGCCAAATGGTAGCTTTTGTGTTCTAGGACACTGATGGATTACTGACAATGTGTGCTGGTTGGAGCATGTTGGCACTTGCGACAGGTAACAGTCAGCCTTTCAAAGGGAAAAAGAATTTATTTACAAAGGAAGGCAGCAATGTCAGCCTGAGCCATGATCCTCAAGCCTACTGTTCTGTTGTgcggaaagagggagagagagagggtgaaaGGAGAGCAAAGAAGTAAAATATGCAAACTACCATATATACTTGCGTAATGAAccacccactcgcataatgacccccccccccccccaacttttgTCCGTGAAAATTTTTCTTAAACCATTAAACCATTGGCTTTTAAAACCGCGTTCGTCAGTTTTCGTGCCgagcagcgcagaccttggcagcgcgcatATCTTTTGACGAGAGCTCCTGTCAATGAGGTCTGGCGGttgctcggcgaacttggcagatcACCTAGACTGTGCGCCGTTGACAGAAGCGCTGGCGGGGGGGGCTTGCTCGGCGCACAGCAGTTTAAACCAGAACCCTATAAAACATCCTCTACCCTGGAATGCTGTGAAGGAAGCAGGACCTTCAGACCCCTGAGCGATTTGATGAGCTCAAGATCGGGAGCGACACTGCCTAAACCCTTACCATTCAGCGTGTTTTTTTTAACCTCGTGTAAACAACATGCAGCTGACCTTGAGGaccggtgttcagcatgttcgcttTCTCACCGCAATTTGCCGCCACCACTGGCAATCACAAAATCGTCAGATAGCGCTGTGGTAGTGCAAACACCTTAGAAGTGAAGATGCAAAACACCGCCGACACAAACGCGTGCGACTGCATGCTTTTGTTGATGATGGATGGACAGACAGATAGATGTACGGGCGGGCGGCGCATGATGGAATTTCCACTCATAAACAAAAATCTCTTAGCTTTTTCCCCGCATAATGAACCCTCCACCCAAATTGATGCCTACTTTTCTGTAAAATAAGTGGGTCCATTACATGGGTATATACGGTATATTGACTAGTGGGCACGACCGCAGGTATGAGGCGAGTTCAGCGCTGTGTTAGATTACCAGCAGAGGCAGAACAGCCAGCAAAGCATTGCCAGTGTCTGGCCAAGCTTAGCATGAGGCCTTTTGGTTTACACTGTGAGGAGACATCTGTGCTGTGTGAGAATACCATCAAAGGCAGAACAGCCAGCAAAGCATTGCCAGTGTCTGACCAAGCTTAGCATGAGGCCTTGTGGTTACACTAAATGATGTAGAATCTTAACAAGAGCATGTAGAATGGGAGATTCCACACTGGGGGCAAGCATGCGAAAGTGACTGGATAAATCTCTTGTGTTGAAAAATAAGCCACTGAAATAGAGACACGTGATGTGGCAGTGTTCGGACACTCATGCACACAGAGACGCACCTACTcaagcacacacatacacacacactttGCTGTGCTTTTGAAAGCCTTTTATTTCGCTAGTGCATGGCAGACTCCTAGCCACTCAAAATATTTTTGTCATGCTGTGCTAAAGAAAAGTTGTTCCTTCCTCATTTATCTGCTTTATGTTGTGACTCATTGGGTTATGAGCTATAGCGTTTCACATTCTAGTCCGGTGTACAGGCAGTGAATGTGGATAAGCTGTGTAAAAAAACCACCCGCCACAATGGTCACCGTCTTGTAATATATAGTATGCCTTTTTGCCGTACTAGGCATCACTGCTCATAACCGCGAGACTTTGTGGAaggcgatccacatttattggagtccaggtagccgcggctggtaagccggtggagcgggctgttgacgttgttgGCAGTCCGGTTGCCCAAAGCGTTCTTTGTTGCACGAGCGAGAGGTTTTGGTCTGCGCAAGGCAGGTCACACGAACTTCATCATTATCAGCGCCGCTGgtgatgccagcgccgctacaaatgctccccccccccccccccccaagcaagGTGCACGATAAAGATAAAGAAAACGGTATGTACAAGTTTGTACAAGTGGGTCAAGTCCAGGACACAGGTTCGTGAAGGCTGCCGTGCGGGTGAAACAAACtcaggcggtcgagcctggctgctgcgTAAAGGGGCGAGGGGAGCCAAAGGATGAGGATGGTGACGTAAGGAACAGGCGGGAGAAGTCGAGGAAATGGAGGTGAGCTAGGCGTGCTGCAGTCGGAAGGTCTACTGGTGGGGCCGCCAGTTGGGTTGAAGCGGGGCGGAAAATGCCACTGCAGAAAATGCACCCGCGGCGGGAGTTACGGGCAATATGGACTTTGAACTGGCCTAGTGGGTACAGACAAAGAAATGGCGTGCGGAAGACGCCGTCATTGAAGAGGAGGGGGTGCCTCagccgctggcgacggtgaaacgaCGGCGCATGACACTGGGCTGGAAGTCTGCTGCATGGAAGCCGGGGCTGCCATGTAGGGGAGTGGTGGAAGTGGTTGATGAAGTGCAGCGGCTTTATGCAAAAACGAGCTCACTGTGGCAGTGGGACGAATGGCTTGGGGCGCAAGATGCTAGTCCAAGGCGTAGTTGTCGAAATGGGAAGGATACGGTAGGGCTGTCTCCtctgtcgcggaggcacaggcactggtgaaggCGCCAGGTAAACAGGGATGCGGGGCAGGCGTTTCGGGTGGTGCGTTAGACGCGACAAGGCCCTGGGGTGGCGTGCATGCGTGCCTcgcgacaggaatgacagttgtgctcactgtggttGGGCTTGAGGTAGCAGGCGAACCTGGGACTAGAAGCGAGTccgggcccgggtcgagagagggtgccgccggtgatggcccaagggcaggggccacagctgggaagcagggctgggcaggaggcgccgtggCACGGGAGATCAtaggtggatggccgtccataggggccgatgaagcaaacttgagagagacgggtgtagtttgaggcagctggttgagaaggttggcaagaaaCTGGCGCGtgctcgcgtggcacttgccgaaccgtgggtaggggcacatacggtggcggcgatagtggagagaccggtgtggGGAAGGGCGCAGACGTAGGAgcgggcggagggaaagccgaaaCGGCTCAAGTAGGGAATGCGGCCACGGGTGGTGAGTCAAGTGGCGCTGTAGCTGCTGAGTCGGGAACAGGAGCgtagagagtcggcgggagctccaagctaAAATACGCTATCGGGCCCCTCTTGAAATCGGCATATATGTTGGGGCTGGGAGGCGGCAACCGCTGCTGTGCCAAGAGACCAGGTGGGAGCTCGCGACTGGGGTGCttatagcgcagcagctggctggacacgttgttgacatgaaagtgctagcccagcagcgccagccacaaaacggggtcctcGCCATAAAATGGGACAGGccaggcagccgaggaaggaaggagtgCTGATACAGCTCGAGGAGCTCACCGGGTGCGATGGTAGGCGCGTACATGGTGGTGGAAAGAAGCTGCCGAAAGTCGGGTGCGAacagcgggcgtgcagcggcaGTGCTAAGTGGAAGGTTAGGACGGACAGGAgtgcagagccggtgggagcggcgttgcgtgcgtcgaagttgtcgtccggtgtcaccagatgtggtaGGACGTCCACATTTATTTGATGTCCCGGTAGCCACGGCTGGTGAGctggcggagcgggctgttgacgttgctggcagGCCAGTTGCCCAAACCATTCTttgttgcacgagcgagagcttctggtctgcgcaggcaggtcgcgccaacttcatcttcaccagctgcgctggcatcgccagcggtgcTACAACTTGATCCTTCAGTGcagccgtccctcatagcctgagttgctttgggacgttaaacccccatgaaccgaACCTTCAGTGCATCCAAGCTCACCATTCCTACCTTTGCATTTAATTTCCTCTCTTCAACTGTCCTTGCCTTGCAACTATAGTTATTTGTCCTGGGTTAAAGAACTGAGAAAGTCTGAGTTTGACCTTCACGTTTTTTGAAATTATTTGCGAGGGCTTATGGGAGCAGCATCAGCATTTGCAAAGGATGTactgcttgtttttttcttcatggctGGGCTTGATATAACTTCCTTTTTACAGTGTTGAAAAAGGCTCTCTGTTCTTTCTCTTCTCTCCTTCCCGTTTTTGAGCTGGATACTGCTGATATGTCTCACTTACAAAATTTTTTCCTTTCTCCATTCAACAGCAGCGTGAAGGACTTGGAGGAGAGGCATATTCGTCACCTATTCAACAAAGTATCACCTGTATTGGATCAAATTGGCAGAAGAGAGGTATTTTTGCAAAGCATTTGGCAGTCGTGTTTGAGCAActttctgttctgctgctgctcttgggATTGCACTATGCACTGTCGTCCACAGACTTATGGACGCCTGAGCACATGGCTTGGACTGACATTAGCGCCACTGAGTGCTAGCTGGTGGGTccgagaccatgctgcacggtgtgtCTGTGGCGGCTGACGACAGCGAGTGTCCTCCGGCCACCCAGGCATGCTCTCGGAGCCACCAGTCAGTGATCAGCACCAATAATGTCAATCCAAGCCACGCGCCCCAGTGTTTGTATTAAGGCTGCGGCTGCCCACAAGCCGAACACAAAAGCTTAAACGCGTGGCTTTGATTGACTTTAGCGCCACTGATCATTGGTCACTGGGTCTACGACCATGCTAAGGTGGCTGGAGGACACCTGCTGTCGTCAGCTTCCAcaaacacaccgtgcagcatggtctcggACTCGGCAGCCACTGCTCAGTGGTGCTGTCGGGCTGAGCAGGTGCGCACTTAAGCTGAAGTTTGTGGGCAGCTGTACTATCGCACTCAATATTAGCTGCAGTGCTCAAGATGTGTTAGGACCTCATTTCTCAAAGCAGTGCGGGCCCAGTGCTGCTGGAGATGTGCGCATTTAGCTGCCACTGTGAAGAACATTCTCCTAAATATAtttacaagccgccgcggtggctgagtggttacggcgctcggctgccggcccgaaagacgcgggttcgatcccggccgcggcggtcgaatttcgatgaaggtgaaattctagaggctcgtgtactgtgcgatgtcagtgcacgttaaagaaccccaggtggtccaaatttccggagcccttcactacggcgtctctcatagcctgagtcgctttgggacgttaaacccccataaaccataaatataTTTACAACTTGGTTACTCTGTGTGAAGGCAGATTGATTTACTTTAAAAGACTGTTCACTCCAAGCATGTTGAAAGTCAAACTGAGCACGGTAGTACTACATTTGATATTACCTATATTACATGTCAAGGCATGCATGCGTAAGAATGGAAAGGTTGGTAGGCAAGTGATTTTTACTTTGCTGTGTTCACTGCATCTGCACTCATTCCGAAGTGGGCACATGTGAACATCCTGGTGACCGCTACCTCTTGCTGGAGGCTGCTTTCAGCACCTCCACCTTCTCTGCCTTTGTTTccatttacattttttttctcttgcacagTTGCCCCAGACACTACTGTGGAACTGCAAAATAGTGCATGCATCTTTCGGGTTTGTGTGCCTTCGATCACCTTTGTCACTGTGTATTTCTTGGTAATTTcacttgtgtgtgcgtgcgtgcatgtgtatgCGCATGTGCGTGTGCACCACAGCAATGGCCTAGAGGCTAGAGCATCTACATTGTGCGTGGGAGGTGCGAGGTTTAATCCCCAATGCCACCGGGTGTTCACTGGTTTTCCCATTGGTACAAACTttccccctggcctggtgctcagctcctGTCGATTAAAATGCTTGGAAGAATGGATCTTTGAACTCGCATCATGCGGACCAAAGCACTTGAGCACTTGAGGTGCCCTTGCACTAGGAAAAGCAAACAAGTTTCGCCTTTGTGTATCATTTTGTCTTTTACTATGTGGTAGACAGATTAGAAATCCAAGAAATAAGTTTAATTCCGTCATGGCAGGTCTGCAGAGTATGAGTTGTGCAGAAGTATGGAATAAAATGCAGTAACGTTTTTGTTTACTGCCTCTACAAACATTTGAAACGAAGTTCAACTGCAGCGAAATTCTGCTTTGGCTAGGATGCCTCTTAATGTGCTGGATGTGTCATAAAAGTAATAGTGACAAAATTCCAAGCTGCTTTGCTAGCTAGTACTGTTGTGGAAAGCGTTTAAAAACCTCTGTAGCAGCTGACACCAGGCGATGTGCCGCACGTTTAGGCAACTTGCTGGATATGATGTAGGTATGGGAAGTCTGGAGCCTTCCTCAAGCCGGGCTATTGCAAGTGAATGGATAGGGTTGGtgtgaaagccgccgcggtggctgagtggttacggcactcggctgccggcccgaaagacgcgggttcgatccctgccgcggcggtcgaatttcgatggaggcgaaattctagaggcctgtgtactgtgcgatgtcagtgcatgttaaagaaccccaggtggtcaaaattcccagagcccttcactacggcgtctctcatagcccgagtcgctttgggacgttaaacccccataaaccaaaccatttatgTAAAGGGAAAGGCTGGAAGCTAAAGTGCAGTTTGGCAGTTTTAGGCTTGGCACTGTGGTAAAGTTTTTCCGGATTTTAAGCACAATTTCAATGCAGAAACGCTGTGGAGCCTTTGGGGATACGAATGCACACGTGGCATGCATTTCTTAAGTGCGGTAAACAGCCAGCGTTGGGCTGTACATGGAgatctgttttctttctttcacgtGTCGTTCTGGTAGGGCCTTTGCCCGGTTTTGCCAGAAAAATCTAAAATGAATCTAAAATCTGCATAGTGTGAGGTGATTCCAGACAAGAGTTTTGACAAAAGCTGTACTAGTAGCTCCATCTCTCGTCAGTGACAGAGGGACAAGAGCAGGTGCCGTGTAACAAAAAGTGGCCCTTGTTGCTGCCGTTAGTTCACAGTGCTGTAAATTCATAAGAT comes from the Amblyomma americanum isolate KBUSLIRL-KWMA chromosome 1, ASM5285725v1, whole genome shotgun sequence genome and includes:
- the LOC144115387 gene encoding uncharacterized protein LOC144115387 is translated as MQTRDAMFSRISIIRPADDSWLSSERCESGPSNDVLSKIRFARQDDGRTSSERCESPAASGGTPSVRSPQADDQNATESTPSCTASSMEEEIQNLSSVKDLEERHIRHLFNKVSPVLDQIGRREVYSWRLETYIKGGRDKIALTHRVPIHKFSTKVTDQILYLFAYEFGKRRGFDGDIINQVFIPEFLVRIFMECQGTTFEESERLMWQ